Proteins encoded by one window of Simiduia curdlanivorans:
- the mgtE gene encoding magnesium transporter — protein MEATEILSHEPLIDPILSELAEENPVLSEATQAAILELPSEDVALLLESLPGEPRLKVWALISAEERGDVLFEMHDDARRHLINDMEESDLRSMAARLSPQELVELNELIPPKLYSRRLKLMSLKEQTAVNTAMRFEDDQVGRNIDSDFISISEGLTSQQVMRLLRQWEFPSHTDLLCLVNEEGLYAGSVQLTDLFNAHPQQQIKDLKMEDDPAVRADMHMGEIADLSYQNHHAMMPVVDEADHLLGRITSQDILGWVQTEAENQLLQQAGLSEDEDIFAPVKRSAKRRAVWLGINLCTALLASWTIGLFEATLEQVVALAILMPIVASMGGIAGSQTLTLAIRGLALGNLSSSNARIMFRKEILVGLLNGIVWSLVIGIMAGLWFRQPAIGFVIGAAILVNLIFAAMSGVIIPLVLDKFKIDPALSGAVILTTVTDVIGFFAFLGLGSLFLV, from the coding sequence TTGGAAGCTACCGAAATCCTCAGTCACGAGCCCTTGATCGATCCGATCCTAAGCGAGCTCGCGGAGGAAAATCCGGTGCTCAGTGAGGCCACGCAGGCGGCGATTCTAGAACTGCCAAGTGAAGACGTCGCGCTGTTGCTCGAGTCTTTACCTGGCGAGCCTCGGTTAAAAGTGTGGGCCCTCATCTCCGCCGAAGAGCGCGGTGATGTTCTCTTCGAAATGCACGATGATGCGCGTCGCCATCTCATTAACGACATGGAGGAGTCAGATTTGCGCTCCATGGCGGCGCGCCTTTCGCCGCAGGAACTGGTAGAGCTTAACGAACTCATCCCACCTAAGCTTTACTCCCGCCGCTTGAAATTGATGAGTTTAAAAGAGCAGACAGCTGTTAATACGGCGATGCGCTTTGAAGACGATCAAGTGGGTCGCAACATTGATTCGGATTTTATTAGCATCAGCGAGGGGCTCACCTCTCAGCAGGTGATGCGCCTGTTGCGTCAATGGGAGTTTCCCTCGCATACCGACCTTCTCTGCTTGGTCAATGAGGAAGGCTTGTATGCGGGTTCTGTGCAACTAACGGACCTATTCAACGCCCATCCGCAGCAGCAGATCAAAGATCTGAAAATGGAAGACGATCCGGCTGTGCGCGCCGATATGCACATGGGCGAAATTGCCGACCTGAGTTATCAAAACCATCACGCGATGATGCCGGTGGTCGATGAAGCAGATCATTTGCTCGGGCGAATTACCTCGCAAGATATTTTGGGTTGGGTGCAAACCGAAGCCGAAAATCAACTGCTGCAACAGGCGGGTTTATCCGAAGATGAGGATATATTTGCGCCGGTAAAACGCTCGGCTAAGCGTCGCGCTGTGTGGTTGGGCATTAACCTGTGTACCGCGCTACTCGCGTCGTGGACCATTGGTTTATTTGAAGCAACGCTTGAACAAGTGGTGGCGCTGGCGATATTGATGCCTATCGTTGCCAGTATGGGCGGTATTGCCGGCAGTCAAACCTTAACACTCGCCATTCGCGGTCTAGCGCTGGGTAATTTATCTTCGTCCAACGCCAGAATTATGTTTCGAAAGGAAATATTAGTAGGCCTACTTAATGGCATCGTCTGGTCGTTGGTGATCGGCATTATGGCGGGTTTGTGGTTTCGTCAGCCGGCCATTGGTTTCGTTATTGGCGCCGCAATACTGGTCAATTTAATTTTTGCCGCTATGAGTGGGGTGATTATTCCACTGGTGCTCGACAAATTTAAAATTGATCCAGCGCTATCCGGCGCCGTTATTCTTACCACAGTAACCGATGTCATCGGCTTCTTTGCTTTCTTAGGCCTAGGTTCATTATTTTTAGTGTGA
- a CDS encoding succinylglutamate desuccinylase/aspartoacylase family protein produces MAGQTGNKDKRQSRSRRPDFELLGETIPAGQRAKLEMDIGKLYTNTPLTIGVEVIHGKHEGPVLLVTAAIHGDELNGIEVCRRLSKSPALDKLKGTLILVPVVNAFGFIQQIRYLPDRRDLNRCFPGSEKGSLGSRIAYLLRTELLTHCTHVVDLHTGAIHRSNLPQIRGNLESEENLELAHAFGAPVVLHSSNLDGSFRDAADKLGKPFILYEAGQALRFDEASINGGVKGVLGVMTHLGMLARKSGKKSLESIVARSSQWVRANHDGMMVANVELGERVKKDDILALIVDPYGSMELEVRSPANGIIIGRNNIPVVNEGEALFHIARFDTVQDAEKTVEQFHENMEDLSDPDLRFTDPWGERYDS; encoded by the coding sequence ATGGCGGGGCAAACAGGCAATAAAGATAAGCGGCAAAGTAGGTCCCGCCGCCCAGACTTTGAACTTCTGGGTGAAACAATTCCAGCCGGCCAACGCGCCAAGCTGGAGATGGACATCGGCAAGCTCTACACCAACACACCGCTCACCATCGGTGTTGAAGTGATCCACGGCAAGCATGAGGGCCCGGTATTATTAGTGACGGCCGCGATTCACGGCGACGAGCTCAATGGTATTGAAGTGTGTCGTCGGCTCAGCAAGTCGCCGGCACTGGACAAGTTAAAGGGCACCTTAATTTTGGTGCCGGTGGTAAACGCTTTCGGCTTTATTCAACAGATTCGCTATCTGCCCGATAGGCGAGACTTGAATCGCTGCTTCCCAGGCAGCGAAAAAGGCTCTTTGGGTTCTCGCATCGCCTATCTTTTGCGCACAGAACTTCTCACCCACTGTACCCATGTGGTCGACCTACACACGGGTGCGATTCACCGCTCTAATTTGCCGCAAATTCGCGGCAACCTAGAGAGTGAAGAAAATTTGGAATTGGCTCACGCGTTTGGCGCGCCGGTAGTCTTGCACTCATCTAACTTAGACGGCTCCTTTCGCGACGCCGCCGACAAACTCGGCAAGCCATTTATCCTTTATGAAGCGGGTCAAGCATTGCGCTTCGACGAAGCCTCAATCAATGGCGGCGTGAAAGGTGTCTTGGGCGTTATGACACACCTAGGTATGCTGGCGCGTAAGTCCGGTAAAAAGTCACTCGAGTCAATTGTGGCGCGATCAAGCCAATGGGTTAGAGCCAATCACGATGGCATGATGGTGGCCAATGTCGAACTTGGCGAGCGGGTTAAAAAAGATGACATATTGGCGTTGATTGTCGACCCCTACGGGAGCATGGAACTCGAAGTTCGGTCGCCGGCCAACGGCATCATTATTGGCAGAAATAATATTCCCGTAGTCAATGAAGGTGAAGCCCTATTTCATATCGCCAGATTCGATACGGTTCAAGATGCGGAGAAAACCGTCGAGCAGTTTCACGAAAACATGGAAGACTTAAGCGACCCCGACCTCCGTTTTACCGACCCCTGGGGAGAGCGCTATGACAGTTAG
- a CDS encoding ligand-binding sensor domain-containing diguanylate cyclase, giving the protein MNALHSALSRWKVRLATFFSLLFCLFFSTYPSIAFAQPDPLRHYQYATWSVEAGLPQVTVTSMARGADGRMWIGTQNGLARSDGQDIEIYQVNEFAALGSNWIKLIQATDNGDLWVSTLKHLVRWRDGAFEVMATREQIGEVTALSVDNKGKLWVAASHLWYFDGAALVQSDQWSGGVRTLVAGANVWLANDQNEIVKLGKNAVEFISWPAEPLVVRHMAIIKQRLWVATHQGLYRSNGKRLERVTNSPVLALTTHGDVLWFVSEEGVFAWRGDQIEAQLLTEEASDFTLITTIFVDENQAFWLGSQAHGARYFWRASYVQISKQDGLSESSWSLVPIKNGILVGSNRGLFLGQDNKFKKIVDAEKIPGGVGYAVLRDSSGRLWVGTREGLAVQEQGVWQKIVELQGKQVNSLLETKSGEILIGSTRGLFHWDGTHVGILTGTQALAGHSVRSLLEDDKNILWVGTENGLKAWRAGELIAGELRFETALPLAQDFVPALLQLQDGRVLAATYQRGIFIKSTGGAWTPVELSRGLPTQGAFGLFEYEGWLWISNGDGVQRIEVNQLELNNPRLQVVYYDEGEKLGRSRLRCCNGGGTGRAVVSEGYAWFSSLAGVVRIDTNLPEVKVPVAKIRKVLDVGKSESRLMKDLEIHYSVLDFRNAQQIAYRYRMTPYNNQWQEADDRRIAYYTNLPPGNFAFEVQAKHTFGNWGPVATTKISVAPDYYETLWFKLLIGVLVLAFLYGVFRIRTFSLRTRSVYLAQEIRARTAQLETMNTELERVNKELHVASITDPLTGLHNRRFMTEQIGFQLARMKRQRQQAAQDEKNNVLGFFLIDLDWFKHVNDRYGHGVGDQLLTETAANLKKVCRESDMLLRWGGEEFLLLTPDNNPSEFSRVADRLRNAVAMAGEKMGLPQRISASIGCVPHPLSQHSDIDNWTFTLALADYCLYQAKAAGRNCSVTAVIDDELLSTYREAKITSTELATWQEEGRLDIVILSSVVG; this is encoded by the coding sequence ATGAATGCCCTGCACAGCGCGCTTTCTAGGTGGAAAGTGCGATTAGCCACCTTTTTTTCACTTCTCTTTTGTCTATTTTTTAGTACTTATCCTTCTATAGCTTTTGCTCAGCCAGACCCTCTCAGGCACTACCAATACGCTACTTGGAGTGTTGAAGCTGGCTTACCGCAAGTAACGGTAACCAGTATGGCGCGCGGCGCTGATGGGCGTATGTGGATAGGTACCCAAAATGGTTTGGCTCGGTCTGACGGTCAAGATATCGAAATCTATCAAGTAAACGAGTTTGCCGCCTTAGGTTCCAATTGGATCAAACTCATTCAAGCCACCGATAACGGTGACTTGTGGGTGTCGACGCTAAAACATCTCGTGCGCTGGCGCGATGGTGCGTTCGAAGTGATGGCAACGCGCGAGCAGATTGGCGAAGTCACCGCTTTGTCGGTCGATAACAAGGGCAAGTTATGGGTTGCGGCAAGTCATCTCTGGTATTTCGATGGTGCAGCGCTTGTTCAATCCGATCAGTGGTCAGGTGGTGTTCGCACCTTAGTTGCAGGCGCTAATGTATGGTTAGCTAACGACCAGAATGAGATTGTGAAGCTGGGCAAAAACGCTGTCGAATTTATATCTTGGCCTGCGGAACCTTTGGTTGTTCGGCACATGGCGATTATTAAACAGCGCCTTTGGGTGGCGACGCATCAGGGCTTATATCGAAGTAATGGCAAACGCTTAGAGCGGGTGACTAATAGTCCGGTGCTAGCCTTAACAACACATGGCGACGTGTTGTGGTTTGTGAGTGAAGAGGGTGTTTTTGCCTGGCGTGGCGATCAGATTGAAGCACAGCTGTTAACGGAAGAAGCGAGTGATTTTACTTTAATTACGACCATTTTCGTCGATGAGAATCAAGCGTTCTGGTTGGGCTCGCAGGCCCATGGGGCTAGGTATTTTTGGCGTGCGAGTTACGTGCAAATATCCAAACAGGACGGGCTTAGTGAATCGAGTTGGAGTTTGGTACCCATCAAAAATGGCATATTGGTGGGCTCTAATCGAGGTCTATTTTTAGGCCAGGACAATAAATTTAAAAAAATAGTAGATGCTGAAAAGATTCCCGGTGGCGTCGGTTACGCCGTGTTGCGCGACAGTAGTGGCCGACTTTGGGTTGGCACTCGAGAAGGCTTGGCGGTGCAAGAACAAGGTGTTTGGCAAAAAATAGTAGAGTTGCAAGGTAAGCAAGTAAACAGTTTGCTGGAAACGAAAAGTGGCGAAATCTTAATTGGTTCGACAAGAGGTCTTTTTCATTGGGATGGTACACATGTTGGAATATTAACGGGTACCCAAGCACTGGCAGGACATTCTGTGCGCTCGTTATTAGAGGATGACAAGAATATCCTTTGGGTTGGCACTGAAAACGGGCTGAAGGCATGGCGCGCAGGTGAATTGATTGCGGGTGAATTAAGGTTCGAGACTGCGTTGCCGCTTGCTCAAGATTTCGTTCCTGCGCTGTTGCAGTTACAAGATGGTCGTGTTCTCGCTGCCACCTACCAGCGGGGTATTTTTATCAAATCCACAGGCGGTGCTTGGACGCCAGTTGAATTGAGTCGCGGTCTGCCGACTCAAGGTGCTTTCGGTCTGTTCGAATACGAGGGCTGGCTATGGATTTCAAATGGCGATGGCGTGCAGCGAATCGAGGTAAATCAACTGGAGTTAAATAATCCAAGGCTTCAGGTTGTGTATTATGACGAAGGTGAAAAACTGGGTCGATCGCGATTGCGTTGTTGTAACGGTGGTGGCACTGGCCGAGCGGTAGTCAGCGAGGGCTACGCTTGGTTTTCGTCCTTGGCTGGCGTGGTCAGAATAGACACCAATTTGCCTGAGGTTAAGGTGCCGGTGGCAAAAATACGAAAAGTGCTCGATGTGGGTAAGTCCGAAAGTCGACTTATGAAAGACTTGGAAATTCACTACAGTGTTCTAGATTTTCGTAACGCACAACAAATCGCCTATCGCTATCGAATGACGCCTTATAATAATCAATGGCAGGAGGCGGATGATCGCCGTATTGCTTACTATACCAACTTGCCGCCGGGAAATTTTGCCTTTGAAGTACAGGCGAAGCACACATTTGGCAACTGGGGTCCGGTAGCGACCACGAAAATTTCTGTTGCGCCAGATTATTACGAAACCCTTTGGTTTAAACTTCTAATTGGCGTCTTGGTTTTAGCTTTCTTGTATGGCGTGTTCAGAATCAGGACCTTTAGCTTGCGCACCCGAAGCGTTTATTTAGCGCAAGAAATACGTGCCCGTACCGCTCAGCTTGAAACCATGAATACGGAGCTTGAAAGAGTCAATAAAGAATTGCATGTGGCGAGCATTACTGATCCTTTAACCGGTTTACATAATAGGCGCTTCATGACCGAGCAGATTGGTTTTCAGTTGGCTCGTATGAAACGGCAAAGGCAGCAGGCCGCGCAAGATGAGAAAAACAATGTCTTGGGTTTTTTTCTGATTGATTTGGACTGGTTTAAACATGTGAATGATCGATATGGCCATGGCGTCGGCGATCAACTTTTGACGGAAACAGCAGCCAACTTGAAAAAGGTATGTCGTGAGAGCGACATGTTGCTGCGCTGGGGCGGTGAAGAGTTTCTTTTGTTGACACCAGACAACAACCCTAGTGAATTTTCTCGTGTCGCCGATCGATTGCGCAATGCCGTCGCAATGGCCGGTGAAAAAATGGGCTTGCCGCAGAGAATCTCGGCCTCTATTGGCTGTGTTCCCCATCCTTTGTCTCAGCATAGCGATATCGATAATTGGACCTTTACCTTGGCCTTGGCTGATTACTGTCTCTATCAAGCCAAGGCGGCTGGTAGAAACTGCAGTGTAACTGCTGTGATTGACGATGAATTACTATCAACCTATCGAGAAGCGAAGATAACGAGTACCGAGCTTGCTACTTGGCAGGAAGAGGGGCGGTTAGATATTGTGATCCTAAGTTCAGTAGTTGGCTAG
- the ettA gene encoding energy-dependent translational throttle protein EttA translates to MAQYVFTMNRLGKIVPPKREILKDISLSFFPGAKIGVLGLNGSGKSTLLRIMAGVDQDFNGEARPMPGIKVGYLEQEPQLDESKDVRGNVEDGMREAVDALKGLEDVYAAYAEPDADFDALAKKQGQYEDIIQAWDAHNLDHTLEVAADALRLPPWDADVSKLSGGEKRRVALCRLLLSRPDMLLLDEPTNHLDAESVHWLERFLCEFEGTVVAITHDRYFLDNAAGWILELDRGHGIPYEGNYSSWLEQKDARIAQEQRTEAAHQKAMKSELEWVRQNPKGRQAKSKARVTRFEEMQSQEFQKRNETNEIYIPPGERLGDKVIEFNGVTKAYGDRVLIDNLSFNIPKGAVVGIIGGNGAGKSTLFRMIAGDEKPDSGSIAIGESVKLAFVEQSRQSLKDSDTVWQAISGGQDLLKIGNYEVSSRSYVGRFNFKGTDQQKRVGELSGGERGRLHLANTLKQGANVLLLDEPSNDLDVETLRALEDAVLAFPGCVLVISHDRWFLDRIATHILAYEGESDVVFFEGNYTEYHEDFVKRKGANATPQRMKYKRLKA, encoded by the coding sequence ATGGCGCAATACGTTTTTACCATGAATCGTTTGGGCAAGATCGTGCCCCCGAAGCGCGAAATTCTCAAAGATATCTCCCTATCCTTTTTCCCCGGCGCCAAAATTGGCGTGTTGGGCTTGAATGGCTCGGGTAAATCCACGCTATTGCGCATCATGGCCGGTGTCGATCAAGACTTTAATGGCGAAGCCCGGCCCATGCCGGGTATTAAGGTTGGTTATTTAGAGCAGGAGCCGCAGCTGGATGAGTCGAAAGACGTGCGCGGTAACGTTGAAGACGGCATGCGCGAAGCCGTTGACGCCCTAAAGGGCCTGGAAGACGTGTACGCCGCCTACGCCGAGCCCGATGCCGACTTCGATGCCCTAGCCAAAAAGCAGGGCCAGTACGAAGATATTATTCAAGCCTGGGACGCCCACAACCTAGATCACACCTTGGAGGTGGCCGCCGATGCTCTGCGCTTGCCGCCTTGGGACGCCGATGTCAGCAAACTATCCGGTGGTGAAAAACGTCGCGTCGCTTTGTGTCGCCTGTTGTTGTCGCGCCCAGACATGCTGCTGCTCGATGAGCCCACCAACCATTTGGATGCCGAGTCGGTGCATTGGCTGGAGCGCTTTTTGTGCGAGTTCGAAGGCACAGTAGTGGCTATCACCCACGATCGCTATTTCCTCGACAATGCCGCTGGCTGGATTTTGGAACTGGATCGGGGCCATGGCATTCCCTACGAAGGTAACTATTCATCTTGGCTAGAGCAAAAAGATGCGCGTATTGCCCAAGAGCAACGCACCGAAGCCGCGCATCAAAAAGCCATGAAGTCGGAATTAGAATGGGTTAGACAAAATCCGAAAGGCCGGCAGGCGAAAAGTAAGGCGCGAGTGACACGCTTTGAAGAAATGCAAAGCCAAGAGTTCCAAAAGCGCAACGAGACCAATGAAATTTACATTCCGCCAGGCGAGCGCTTGGGCGACAAGGTCATAGAGTTCAACGGCGTGACCAAAGCCTATGGCGATCGCGTACTGATAGATAATTTAAGTTTCAATATTCCGAAGGGTGCTGTGGTTGGCATCATCGGTGGTAACGGTGCCGGTAAGTCGACCCTGTTTCGCATGATTGCCGGTGACGAAAAACCCGATAGTGGCAGTATCGCCATTGGTGAAAGTGTTAAACTGGCTTTCGTCGAACAGAGTCGACAGAGTTTAAAAGATTCCGATACCGTGTGGCAGGCCATTTCCGGTGGCCAAGACTTGCTTAAAATTGGTAACTACGAAGTGAGTTCGCGCTCTTATGTGGGGCGCTTTAATTTTAAAGGCACCGATCAGCAAAAGCGCGTGGGCGAATTATCGGGTGGTGAGCGTGGTCGTTTGCATTTGGCCAATACGTTGAAGCAAGGCGCTAACGTTTTGTTACTCGATGAACCGTCCAATGACTTGGATGTGGAAACCTTGCGCGCGCTGGAAGATGCGGTATTGGCCTTTCCTGGTTGCGTGTTAGTTATTTCCCATGATCGTTGGTTCCTCGATCGCATCGCCACACATATATTGGCCTATGAGGGCGAATCCGATGTGGTGTTCTTCGAGGGCAACTATACTGAGTACCACGAAGACTTTGTCAAACGTAAAGGCGCAAATGCAACGCCACAGCGCATGAAATATAAGCGCTTAAAAGCCTAG
- a CDS encoding mechanosensitive ion channel family protein, with amino-acid sequence MNFDINLISFEGYTLTLFTLSKIIAVMIAGYLISRGTQRSLLRFAKDNRRIDQRAAYSVGRILHYIIIILSLIICLSLAGFNFTKLAIVAGALSVGIGFGLQGIANNFISGVIMLFERNINVGDVVELQSGTFGTIKEINVRSTLVNTPDNMDVLVPNSEFLSGQVTNWTLREGLVRFRIPFGVAYGTDKDKMRDIVIAAANEVETTVNIEPRYPTRVFMTGFGDSSLDFVLVVWVIHEAAQKPTRTKSAYFWAVESALTQHGFEIPFPQRDLHVRSDSRSQHNDRDLD; translated from the coding sequence TTGAACTTTGACATAAACCTCATCAGCTTTGAAGGCTATACACTCACGCTATTCACCCTGTCTAAAATTATTGCGGTCATGATCGCTGGATATTTGATATCGCGTGGCACGCAGCGCTCGCTGTTGCGATTTGCAAAAGATAACCGCCGTATCGATCAACGTGCCGCTTATTCCGTTGGTCGCATACTGCATTACATCATCATTATCCTATCACTCATTATCTGCCTATCACTGGCCGGCTTTAACTTTACCAAGCTCGCTATTGTCGCCGGCGCACTGTCTGTAGGCATTGGTTTTGGCTTGCAAGGCATAGCCAATAACTTTATCTCCGGCGTTATCATGTTATTTGAGCGAAATATCAACGTTGGTGACGTTGTCGAGCTTCAGTCGGGGACTTTCGGCACCATCAAAGAGATCAATGTTCGTTCAACGCTCGTCAATACACCAGACAACATGGATGTTCTGGTGCCAAATTCTGAATTTCTATCAGGCCAAGTGACTAACTGGACTTTGCGGGAAGGTCTGGTTAGGTTTCGGATACCCTTCGGCGTTGCCTACGGTACAGACAAAGACAAAATGCGCGATATAGTCATTGCCGCCGCCAATGAGGTAGAAACAACCGTTAATATAGAGCCACGCTATCCAACGCGTGTTTTTATGACTGGCTTCGGCGATTCAAGCCTAGACTTTGTGCTTGTGGTTTGGGTGATACATGAAGCGGCACAAAAACCAACACGGACTAAGTCTGCATACTTTTGGGCCGTAGAATCAGCGTTAACCCAACACGGCTTCGAGATTCCTTTCCCGCAGCGTGACCTGCATGTCCGCTCTGACTCTAGAAGCCAACACAACGACCGAGATCTTGATTAA
- the corA gene encoding magnesium/cobalt transporter CorA, producing MTVRALLFNAQGELVQQGQEELLAHYHDSDHFLWLDICGAESQRELNALAKFELNPLAHRDAQRHRHPPKYEAFDDHVFLLMHELTKLGDQENFSRHQLAIFSNNSHIITRHDLASEAVDKYWQQITTDKKLPRGGMGQLCYQLLRGIVDRYLPLMFEVEQRLSEIEDEIFNASTDDLLGELINYGSQLKKARRSFVYQKEVIEEIMNSHEHQLLAFDEHELIDLFEHFERLASLANLYQELTNDLINGFISISAHRANHIMKLLTIVTAIFLPLTLVAGIYGMNFQHMPELSWHYSYFFVLGFMVSFTIFGIAFVKRKGWL from the coding sequence ATGACAGTTAGAGCGCTTCTATTTAACGCGCAAGGCGAGTTGGTTCAGCAGGGCCAGGAAGAACTCCTAGCCCACTACCACGACAGCGACCACTTTCTTTGGCTAGATATTTGTGGCGCAGAAAGCCAGCGCGAACTCAATGCGCTGGCCAAATTCGAACTCAACCCACTGGCGCATCGCGATGCCCAACGGCACCGGCACCCGCCGAAATATGAAGCCTTCGATGATCATGTGTTTCTATTGATGCACGAGCTGACAAAACTCGGAGACCAAGAAAACTTTTCGCGCCATCAACTGGCGATTTTTAGCAACAACTCACACATCATTACCCGGCACGATTTAGCTTCGGAAGCGGTGGATAAATATTGGCAGCAAATTACTACCGATAAAAAATTACCGCGCGGCGGCATGGGTCAGCTTTGCTATCAACTTTTACGCGGCATAGTAGATCGCTATCTGCCACTCATGTTCGAAGTTGAACAGCGCTTAAGCGAAATTGAAGACGAAATATTCAACGCCAGCACAGACGATTTATTAGGCGAGCTGATTAATTACGGCTCGCAGTTAAAAAAAGCGCGCCGATCTTTCGTTTATCAAAAAGAAGTGATCGAAGAAATCATGAACAGCCATGAACATCAACTCCTTGCTTTCGATGAACACGAACTTATTGACTTGTTCGAACATTTTGAACGCCTTGCCAGCCTAGCAAATTTATACCAGGAGCTCACCAACGATCTTATCAACGGCTTTATATCCATCAGCGCTCATAGAGCCAACCACATCATGAAACTCCTCACCATTGTGACGGCGATATTCCTTCCGCTAACCCTTGTGGCCGGCATATATGGCATGAATTTCCAGCACATGCCAGAGCTTAGCTGGCACTACAGCTACTTTTTCGTGCTTGGTTTTATGGTGAGTTTTACTATTTTCGGCATTGCCTTTGTTAAACGCAAAGGCTGGCTGTAA
- a CDS encoding sensor domain-containing protein: MQPSLEAAFYQSRQPQCLLDQKLALTHANQSYCALTGLDEVHLKGKGCPLLNEAIQGAAMLNSINDAIKRKGWWEGELQYQQPGKSFQAAVQIKQLQTTRGPSLLVSFSDISERKLADVKLHRMAYFDLHTQLPNQALLNDRLGQAQLRAKRSQHIVALILFEPDQAESLREQLGVQAYEQIVLDVANRMRNLFRAQDTLASLGQGRFALLMPDLKDKAAAITAFTQVTEKLQLELGKAMPNLQRGISIATGAALYPLDADSPALHTKQAETVLLQAKKKGRGQSLLFTPALQQAATSRQKIAKELQLAVQDGQFVLHYQPLLCSETGAIISAEALIRWQHPSQGLLLPGLFLDAAEATGTMRPIGNWVLRESVKQFLRWQSQGASLKCVNVNLSARQFQEHYLIALVRDILQESKLTPSQLHLEITEAALQTDDALTRLNALHKLGVKLTLDDFGSGLTCLYQLQDLPFDQIKIDRRFAKKLPDEKATKQLKGLTSYLHSLGVEVVMTGIENPLQLEVAQQLDCQAVQGYLLREPASPEDLALT, encoded by the coding sequence GTGCAGCCATCGCTAGAAGCGGCTTTTTACCAATCTCGGCAGCCCCAATGCTTACTCGACCAAAAGCTCGCTCTAACGCATGCCAACCAGAGCTATTGCGCGCTCACCGGGCTGGATGAAGTACACCTCAAGGGCAAGGGTTGTCCGCTGTTAAACGAGGCAATTCAGGGTGCGGCAATGCTCAACTCGATCAACGATGCCATTAAGCGCAAAGGTTGGTGGGAGGGCGAGTTGCAGTACCAACAGCCGGGTAAAAGCTTCCAGGCGGCGGTTCAAATAAAGCAGCTACAGACCACCCGCGGGCCGAGCCTTCTCGTGAGTTTCAGCGATATTAGCGAGCGCAAGCTGGCCGACGTCAAACTACACCGAATGGCCTACTTCGATTTACACACCCAACTGCCCAATCAGGCCTTACTCAACGATCGCCTCGGCCAGGCGCAACTGCGTGCCAAGCGCTCGCAACATATTGTGGCGCTGATTCTGTTCGAGCCGGATCAAGCAGAATCTCTGCGCGAGCAACTGGGCGTGCAGGCCTACGAGCAAATCGTGCTCGATGTTGCCAACCGCATGCGCAATCTGTTTCGCGCCCAAGACACCTTGGCGAGCCTAGGACAGGGACGCTTTGCCCTGCTCATGCCAGACTTAAAGGATAAAGCCGCGGCCATTACAGCGTTCACACAAGTCACGGAGAAATTACAACTGGAGCTAGGCAAAGCCATGCCGAACTTGCAGCGCGGCATCAGTATCGCAACAGGCGCCGCACTTTATCCGCTCGACGCCGACTCACCCGCGCTACACACAAAACAAGCCGAAACCGTATTGTTACAAGCAAAGAAGAAAGGCAGAGGCCAAAGCTTGCTGTTTACCCCGGCCCTGCAACAAGCGGCTACCTCAAGACAAAAGATTGCCAAGGAATTACAACTAGCCGTACAGGATGGGCAATTCGTTTTGCACTACCAGCCACTTTTATGCAGCGAGACGGGCGCAATTATCAGCGCCGAGGCGCTAATTCGCTGGCAGCACCCAAGCCAGGGCCTGTTATTGCCCGGCTTATTTCTCGACGCTGCCGAGGCGACGGGCACCATGCGTCCCATAGGTAATTGGGTATTGCGCGAATCGGTAAAGCAGTTTCTGCGCTGGCAAAGTCAGGGGGCAAGCTTAAAATGTGTCAATGTCAATTTGTCCGCTCGGCAATTTCAAGAACACTATTTGATTGCACTGGTGCGAGATATTTTACAAGAATCGAAACTTACCCCTAGCCAACTTCACCTAGAAATTACGGAAGCTGCACTGCAAACCGACGACGCGCTAACGCGTTTAAATGCACTACACAAACTAGGGGTTAAATTAACCCTCGATGATTTTGGCTCAGGCTTAACCTGCCTCTACCAATTACAAGATTTACCCTTTGACCAAATTAAAATTGATCGCCGCTTTGCGAAAAAACTGCCCGACGAAAAAGCCACTAAACAATTGAAAGGTTTAACCAGCTACCTGCATAGTTTGGGCGTGGAAGTAGTGATGACGGGAATTGAGAATCCGCTGCAATTGGAAGTGGCACAGCAGCTAGACTGTCAAGCGGTACAGGGCTACCTGCTTAGAGAGCCAGCCTCGCCCGAGGATCTAGCGCTGACCTAG